The proteins below come from a single Burkholderia sp. FERM BP-3421 genomic window:
- the iolE gene encoding myo-inosose-2 dehydratase encodes MSAFDLRIGINPLSWMNDDLPSLGGETPLDVALAEGREIGYAGFELGNKFPREPQALKALLAQYDLALVSGWYSGRLAERSAEEEIDAVGPHLELLARNGATVMVYGEVSNSIQGAPRPLYQRPRFVSAAQWDAYAARLDAFARHTLAHGVRLAYHHHMGAYVETPADVDRLMAATSDAVGLLFDAGHITFAGGDAPTELRKHIGRVCHVHCKDVRPAVIRLARNRNWSFLDAVINGAFTVPGDGAIDFPALIDLLKQHGYRGWLVVEAEQDPVVAPSYAYAQRGYQTLRALVDAPRAIEEVLS; translated from the coding sequence ATGAGTGCTTTCGACCTTCGCATCGGCATCAATCCGCTGTCGTGGATGAACGACGACCTGCCGTCGCTCGGCGGCGAGACGCCGCTCGACGTCGCGCTCGCGGAAGGCCGCGAGATCGGCTACGCGGGCTTCGAACTCGGCAACAAGTTTCCGCGCGAACCGCAGGCGCTCAAGGCGCTGCTCGCGCAGTACGATCTCGCGCTCGTGTCGGGCTGGTACTCCGGCCGGCTCGCCGAGCGCAGCGCCGAGGAGGAAATCGACGCCGTCGGGCCGCACCTCGAACTGCTCGCCCGGAACGGCGCGACCGTGATGGTCTACGGCGAGGTGTCGAATTCGATCCAGGGCGCGCCGCGGCCCTTGTACCAGCGGCCGCGCTTCGTCAGCGCCGCGCAGTGGGACGCCTACGCGGCGCGGCTCGACGCCTTCGCGCGCCATACGCTCGCGCACGGCGTGCGGCTCGCCTACCATCATCACATGGGCGCCTACGTGGAGACGCCCGCCGACGTCGACCGCCTGATGGCCGCCACGAGCGACGCGGTCGGGCTGCTGTTCGACGCGGGCCACATCACGTTCGCGGGCGGCGACGCGCCGACCGAACTGCGCAAGCACATCGGGCGCGTCTGCCACGTGCACTGCAAGGACGTGCGCCCCGCCGTGATCCGCCTCGCGCGCAATCGCAACTGGAGCTTCCTCGACGCGGTGATCAACGGCGCGTTCACGGTGCCGGGCGACGGCGCGATCGACTTCCCCGCGCTGATCGACCTGCTCAAGCAGCACGGCTATCGCGGCTGGCTGGTCGTCGAGGCCGAGCAGGATCCCGTCGTCGCGCCGAGCTACGCCTATGCGCAGCGCGGCTACCAGACCCTGCGCGCGCTGGTCGACGCGCCGCGCGCGATCGAGGAGGTACTGTCATGA
- a CDS encoding bifunctional 5-dehydro-2-deoxygluconokinase/5-dehydro-2-deoxyphosphogluconate aldolase translates to MTRSALSFAPDRPLDVICVGRVAVDLYAQQIGARLEDATSFARYLGGSSGNIAFGCARLGLKSAMLARVGHDHFGRFLRDALEHEGCDTRHLHVDPERLTALVLLGIKDRDTFPLVFHRENCADMALDEADIDEDFIASSKALLITGTHFSTGQVNRASRRALDYARRHQVRTVLDIDYRPVLWGLTGKADGETRFIANEDVTAHLQRILPLFDIVIGTEEEFRIAGGKDALPDALAMVRAVTPALLVVKRGPLGCSIVDGAVPASLDALPLIGGVEVEVMNVLGAGDAFAAGFLSHWLRGDPPEIAARAANACGALVVSRHGCSPAMPTPAELDYFVAEAARDPARMRRPDLDHALARLHRVTPARTPRDEVLGFAFDHRNQFFELAQQTGAPLARIDALKRLFVEAVAQTEAQLGLQGRIGVLIDDRYGQDALNAATGRGWWIGRPVELPGSLPLEFDHGRSIGTTLASWPAEHIVKCLVQYHPDEPLEQRLEQETQLRALYDAVQASGHELLLEVIPARHTGLPHAPDTVYRALKRLYNLGIQPEWWKLAPLDAVQWQAVDQLIAERDPYCRGVVLLGLSAPVEQMIGGFRAAAASATCRGFTVGRTIFHEPSRAWLANEIDDAALIAGVRGIFETLIGAWRAARAGGRGVERRVA, encoded by the coding sequence ATGACACGCTCTGCCCTTTCCTTCGCGCCCGACCGGCCGCTCGACGTGATCTGCGTCGGCCGGGTCGCGGTCGACCTGTACGCGCAGCAGATCGGCGCGCGGCTCGAGGACGCGACGAGCTTCGCCCGCTACCTCGGCGGCTCGTCCGGCAACATCGCGTTCGGCTGCGCGCGGCTCGGCCTGAAATCGGCGATGCTCGCGCGCGTCGGCCACGATCACTTCGGCCGCTTCCTGCGCGACGCGCTCGAACACGAAGGCTGCGACACCCGTCATCTCCACGTCGATCCGGAGCGCCTGACCGCGCTCGTGCTGCTCGGCATCAAGGACCGCGACACCTTCCCGCTCGTGTTCCACCGCGAGAACTGCGCGGACATGGCGCTCGACGAAGCCGACATCGACGAGGACTTCATCGCGTCGTCGAAGGCGCTGCTGATCACCGGCACGCATTTCTCGACCGGCCAGGTGAACCGCGCGAGCCGCCGCGCGCTCGACTACGCGCGCCGCCACCAGGTGCGCACCGTGCTCGACATCGACTACCGCCCGGTGCTGTGGGGGCTGACCGGCAAGGCCGACGGCGAGACCCGCTTCATCGCCAACGAGGACGTGACCGCGCACCTGCAGCGGATCCTGCCGTTGTTCGACATCGTGATCGGCACCGAGGAGGAATTCCGCATCGCGGGCGGCAAGGACGCGCTGCCCGACGCGCTCGCGATGGTGCGCGCGGTCACGCCCGCGCTGCTCGTCGTCAAGCGCGGCCCGCTCGGCTGCTCGATCGTCGACGGCGCGGTGCCCGCGAGCCTCGACGCGCTGCCGCTGATCGGCGGCGTCGAGGTCGAGGTGATGAACGTGCTCGGCGCCGGCGACGCGTTCGCGGCCGGCTTCCTGTCGCACTGGCTGCGCGGCGACCCGCCCGAGATCGCCGCGCGCGCGGCGAATGCCTGCGGCGCGCTGGTGGTGTCGCGCCACGGCTGCTCGCCCGCGATGCCGACGCCGGCCGAACTCGACTACTTCGTCGCCGAGGCGGCCCGCGACCCCGCGCGCATGCGCCGCCCGGACCTCGACCACGCGCTCGCGCGGCTGCACCGCGTGACGCCCGCGCGCACGCCGCGCGACGAAGTGCTCGGCTTCGCATTCGATCACCGCAACCAGTTCTTCGAACTCGCGCAGCAGACGGGCGCGCCCCTCGCGCGCATCGACGCGCTCAAGCGGCTGTTCGTCGAGGCCGTCGCGCAGACCGAGGCGCAACTCGGCCTGCAAGGCCGGATCGGCGTGCTGATCGACGACCGCTACGGCCAGGATGCGCTCAACGCCGCGACCGGCCGCGGCTGGTGGATCGGCCGGCCGGTCGAGCTGCCCGGTTCGCTGCCGCTCGAATTCGACCACGGCCGCTCGATCGGCACGACGCTCGCGAGCTGGCCGGCCGAGCACATCGTCAAGTGTCTCGTCCAGTACCATCCGGACGAGCCGCTCGAACAGCGCCTCGAACAGGAAACCCAGCTGCGCGCGCTGTACGACGCCGTGCAGGCGAGCGGCCACGAACTGCTGCTCGAGGTGATCCCGGCGCGTCACACGGGCCTGCCGCACGCGCCCGACACCGTCTACCGCGCGCTCAAGCGGCTCTACAACCTCGGCATCCAGCCCGAATGGTGGAAGCTCGCCCCGCTCGACGCCGTGCAGTGGCAGGCCGTCGACCAGTTGATCGCCGAGCGCGATCCGTATTGCCGCGGGGTCGTGCTGCTCGGCCTGTCCGCGCCGGTCGAGCAGATGATCGGCGGGTTCCGCGCGGCCGCCGCCTCGGCGACCTGCCGCGGCTTCACGGTCGGCCGCACGATCTTCCACGAGCCGAGCCGCGCCTGGCTCGCGAACGAGATCGACGACGCCGCACTGATCGCCGGCGTGCGCGGCATCTTCGAGACCCTGATCGGCGCCTGGCGCGCCGCCCGCGCGGGCGGCCGGGGCGTCGAACGGCGCGTCGCCTAG
- a CDS encoding sugar ABC transporter substrate-binding protein, whose translation MKLCSGKAAVRALAVAFAVAAGVAAPAAHAADARFVLISHAPDSDSWWNTIKNAIKQADQDFNVTTDYRNPPNGDIADMARLVEQSAARDYDGVITTIADFDVLKNSIGKVTAKKIPLVTINSGTEEQSAQLGALMHVGQPEYVAGHAAGEKAKAAGVKSFVCVNHLATNTVSFDRCRGFADAIGADYKTSTIDSGQDPTEIQSKVSAYLRRNPGTQAVLTLGPVPAAATLKALQQMGLAGKVYFATFDFSDDIAKAIQAGTIQFAIDQQPYLQGYIPVAVLAIVRKDKTTDPVKIRQILEANPKFQARLATYGLQPSYGPKNIRSGPGFITKANLDKVLKYAGQYR comes from the coding sequence ATGAAACTTTGCTCAGGCAAGGCCGCCGTGCGGGCACTCGCCGTCGCGTTCGCGGTTGCCGCGGGCGTCGCGGCGCCGGCCGCGCACGCCGCCGACGCCCGCTTCGTGCTGATCAGCCATGCACCCGACTCCGACTCGTGGTGGAACACGATCAAGAACGCGATCAAGCAGGCCGACCAGGACTTCAACGTCACGACCGACTACCGCAACCCGCCCAACGGCGACATCGCGGACATGGCGCGCCTCGTCGAGCAGTCGGCCGCGCGCGACTACGACGGCGTGATCACGACGATCGCCGATTTCGATGTCCTGAAGAACTCGATCGGCAAGGTCACCGCGAAGAAGATCCCGCTCGTCACCATCAACTCGGGCACCGAGGAGCAGAGCGCGCAGCTCGGCGCGCTGATGCACGTCGGCCAGCCGGAATACGTCGCGGGCCATGCGGCGGGCGAGAAGGCGAAGGCGGCCGGCGTGAAGTCGTTCGTGTGCGTGAACCACCTCGCGACCAACACCGTGTCGTTCGACCGCTGCCGCGGCTTCGCCGATGCGATCGGCGCCGACTACAAGACCTCGACGATCGATTCCGGCCAGGATCCGACCGAGATCCAGTCGAAGGTCAGCGCCTATCTGCGCCGCAACCCGGGCACCCAGGCGGTGCTGACGCTCGGCCCCGTGCCCGCCGCCGCCACGCTCAAGGCGCTCCAGCAGATGGGGCTGGCCGGCAAGGTGTATTTCGCCACCTTCGATTTCTCCGACGATATCGCGAAGGCGATCCAGGCCGGCACGATCCAGTTCGCGATCGACCAGCAGCCGTACCTGCAGGGCTATATCCCGGTCGCGGTGCTCGCGATCGTCCGCAAGGACAAGACCACCGACCCGGTCAAGATCCGCCAGATCCTCGAGGCGAATCCGAAGTTCCAGGCGCGCCTCGCCACCTACGGGCTGCAGCCGTCCTACGGCCCGAAGAACATCCGTTCGGGCCCGGGTTTCATCACCAAGGCGAATCTCGACAAGGTGCTCAAGTACGCGGGCCAGTACCGCTGA
- the iolD gene encoding 3D-(3,5/4)-trihydroxycyclohexane-1,2-dione acylhydrolase (decyclizing) — MNDRIPSPAPGADAPGADAPPGTLRLTMAQALVRYLAAQRVAADDGSGRTEPLFGGVFAIFGHGNVAGLGEALYQHRDALPTYRAHNEQAMAHSAIAYAKAHFRRRMMAVTTSIGPGATNLVTAAALAHVNRLPVLLLPGDVFVSRAPDPVLQQIEDFHDGGLSANDAFKAVSRYFDRIVHPAQLLTALPRALRVLTDAALCGPVTLALPQDVQTMAYDYPAAWFAPRLVTFHAPAPIDAELDAALARLRGARRPFIVAGGGALYSAGGAAALRAFAERHGVPVGETQAGKSVLPWDHPLNAGAVGVAGSPAANALASEADCVLAVGTRLQDFTTGSNTLFAHAAVIGINAHPFDALKYRATSVEADARGALDALSARLDGWRAEPAWTERAQADAARWRASVDALTGASGGAASDVATPGGAPLPYEADVIGAIRRSTADSPARDIVVCAAGTLPAELHKLWRAAEPGGYHVEYGYSCMGYEIAGGLGVKLARPDREVIVTVGDGSYLMMNSEIATSVMLGAKLIIVVLDNRGYGCINRLQQACGGAPFNNLLDDCAQGPLGAPPIDFAAHARALGAQAEHVADLGALDAALRRARAADRTCLISIDTDPARTTADGGWWWEVAVPEVSPRAAVREARARYDAQCAARAAAPLSPSSPESST, encoded by the coding sequence ATGAACGACCGAATCCCGTCCCCCGCGCCGGGCGCCGACGCGCCGGGCGCCGACGCGCCGCCCGGCACGCTGCGGCTGACCATGGCGCAGGCGCTGGTGCGCTATCTCGCGGCCCAGCGGGTCGCGGCCGACGACGGCAGCGGCCGCACCGAGCCGCTGTTCGGCGGCGTCTTCGCGATCTTCGGGCACGGCAACGTCGCCGGCCTCGGCGAGGCGCTGTACCAGCACCGCGACGCGCTGCCGACCTATCGCGCGCACAACGAGCAGGCGATGGCGCACAGCGCGATCGCCTATGCGAAGGCGCACTTCCGCCGCCGCATGATGGCCGTCACCACCTCGATCGGCCCCGGCGCGACCAACCTCGTGACCGCCGCCGCGCTCGCGCACGTGAACCGCCTGCCGGTGCTGCTGCTGCCCGGCGACGTGTTCGTGTCGCGCGCGCCGGACCCGGTCCTGCAACAGATCGAGGACTTCCACGACGGCGGCCTGTCGGCCAACGACGCCTTCAAGGCGGTGTCGCGCTATTTCGACCGGATCGTGCATCCGGCCCAGCTGCTCACCGCGCTGCCGCGCGCGCTGCGCGTGCTGACCGACGCCGCGCTGTGCGGCCCCGTCACGCTTGCGCTGCCGCAGGACGTGCAGACCATGGCCTACGACTATCCGGCCGCCTGGTTCGCGCCGCGCCTCGTGACCTTCCACGCCCCGGCCCCCATCGACGCCGAGCTGGACGCCGCCCTCGCGCGGCTGCGCGGCGCGCGCCGGCCGTTCATCGTCGCGGGCGGCGGCGCGCTGTACAGCGCGGGCGGCGCGGCGGCCCTGCGCGCGTTCGCCGAGCGTCACGGCGTGCCGGTGGGCGAGACCCAGGCGGGCAAGAGCGTGCTGCCGTGGGATCACCCGCTCAACGCGGGCGCGGTCGGCGTCGCCGGCTCCCCGGCCGCCAATGCGCTCGCGAGCGAGGCCGACTGCGTGCTCGCCGTCGGCACGCGGCTGCAGGACTTCACGACCGGTTCGAACACGCTGTTCGCGCACGCCGCCGTGATCGGCATCAACGCGCATCCGTTCGACGCGCTCAAATACCGCGCGACGAGCGTCGAGGCCGATGCGCGCGGCGCGCTCGACGCGCTGTCCGCGCGGCTCGACGGCTGGCGCGCCGAACCCGCCTGGACCGAGCGCGCGCAGGCGGACGCCGCGCGATGGCGCGCGAGCGTCGATGCGCTCACGGGCGCGTCGGGCGGCGCCGCGTCGGATGTCGCGACGCCGGGCGGCGCGCCGCTGCCCTACGAGGCCGACGTGATCGGCGCGATCCGGCGCTCGACGGCCGATTCGCCCGCGCGCGACATCGTCGTGTGCGCGGCCGGCACGCTGCCCGCCGAGCTGCACAAGCTGTGGCGCGCGGCCGAGCCCGGCGGCTATCACGTCGAATACGGCTATTCGTGCATGGGCTACGAGATCGCCGGCGGCCTGGGCGTGAAGCTCGCGCGGCCCGATCGCGAGGTGATCGTCACGGTCGGCGATGGCAGCTACCTGATGATGAACAGCGAGATCGCGACCTCGGTGATGCTCGGCGCGAAGCTGATCATCGTCGTGCTCGACAATCGCGGCTACGGCTGCATCAACCGGCTGCAGCAGGCCTGCGGCGGCGCGCCGTTCAACAACCTGCTCGACGATTGCGCGCAGGGTCCGCTCGGCGCGCCGCCGATCGATTTCGCCGCGCACGCGCGCGCGCTCGGCGCACAGGCCGAGCACGTCGCCGACCTCGGCGCGCTCGACGCCGCACTGCGCCGCGCACGCGCGGCCGACCGCACCTGCCTGATCAGCATCGACACCGATCCCGCCCGCACCACCGCCGACGGCGGCTGGTGGTGGGAGGTCGCGGTGCCCGAAGTCTCGCCGCGCGCCGCGGTGCGCGAGGCCCGCGCGCGCTACGACGCGCAGTGCGCGGCGCGCGCGGCGGCGCCCCTTTCCCCGTCTTCCCCGGAATCATCGACATGA
- a CDS encoding ABC transporter permease, whose protein sequence is MGVAGKPLPAHAREPSPPEARADERVRGEAWFQRFLNRPEFAAISGAALVFAVFAIGAGGSGMFNLDGIMNWSQVAAYLGILAVGACLLMVAGEFDLSIGSMIGFAGMMVAIPTAYFHWPLWAAVLFAFAGSMALGALNGYLVMRTRLPSFIVTLAFLFILRGLTLALSILFADRTIISGLGDYAHADPVIHFLFQGVAFHDLFRWLAHAGIGQLLDTGEPLVPGVPKVILWWLAITALGAFVLAKTRYGNWILAVGGDANAAKNVGVPVRRVKISLFVLTAFCACLFAVLQVADIGSAAADRGLQKEFEAIIAAVIGGTLLTGGYGSVIGAAFGALIFGVVQIGITYTNISSDWFRVFLGVMLLIAVLFNHYVRRRVSQS, encoded by the coding sequence ATGGGTGTAGCCGGCAAACCGCTGCCCGCGCATGCGCGCGAGCCTTCCCCGCCCGAGGCGCGCGCCGACGAGCGGGTGCGCGGCGAAGCGTGGTTCCAGCGCTTCCTCAACCGCCCCGAATTCGCCGCGATTTCCGGCGCCGCGCTCGTGTTCGCGGTGTTCGCGATCGGCGCGGGCGGCTCGGGCATGTTCAATCTCGACGGCATCATGAACTGGTCGCAGGTGGCCGCGTATCTCGGCATCCTCGCGGTCGGCGCGTGCCTCCTGATGGTCGCGGGCGAATTCGACCTGTCGATCGGCTCGATGATCGGCTTCGCCGGCATGATGGTGGCGATCCCGACCGCCTATTTCCACTGGCCGCTCTGGGCCGCGGTGCTGTTCGCGTTCGCGGGCTCGATGGCGCTCGGCGCGCTGAACGGCTACCTGGTGATGCGCACGCGGCTGCCCTCGTTCATCGTCACGCTCGCCTTCCTGTTCATCCTGCGCGGCCTCACGCTCGCGCTGTCGATCCTGTTCGCCGACCGCACCATCATCTCCGGGCTCGGCGACTACGCGCACGCGGACCCCGTCATCCACTTCCTGTTCCAGGGCGTCGCGTTCCACGACCTGTTCCGCTGGCTCGCGCACGCGGGCATCGGCCAGCTGCTCGACACCGGCGAACCGCTCGTGCCCGGCGTGCCGAAGGTGATCCTGTGGTGGCTCGCGATCACCGCGCTCGGCGCGTTCGTGCTCGCCAAGACGCGCTACGGCAACTGGATCCTCGCGGTCGGCGGCGACGCCAATGCCGCGAAGAACGTCGGCGTGCCGGTGCGCCGCGTGAAGATCTCGCTGTTCGTGCTGACCGCGTTCTGCGCCTGCCTGTTCGCCGTGCTGCAGGTGGCCGACATCGGCTCCGCCGCGGCCGACCGCGGCCTGCAGAAGGAATTCGAGGCGATCATCGCCGCGGTGATCGGCGGCACCCTGCTCACGGGCGGCTACGGCTCGGTGATCGGCGCGGCGTTCGGCGCGCTGATCTTCGGCGTCGTGCAGATCGGCATCACCTACACCAACATCAGCTCGGACTGGTTCCGGGTGTTCCTCGGCGTGATGCTGCTGATCGCCGTGCTGTTCAACCACTACGTGCGCCGCCGCGTGTCGCAGTCGTAA
- a CDS encoding ATP-binding cassette domain-containing protein: MSTPQSGETILALENVSKYFGKVIALSGVTLRLKRGEVHCLLGDNGAGKSTLIKTLAGVHTPSDGQYLVDGQPVRFESPKDALDLGIATVYQDLALVPLLSVARNFFMGREPQKKLFGCLSVMDLDTCAETAREKLAEMGIHVRDPHQPIGTMSGGERQCLAIARAIHFGARVLILDEPTAALGVKQSFNVLRLIHTARAKGISVIFITHNVHHAYPIGDSFTLLNRGRSLGTYTKDTISKDEVLDMMAGGAEMQKMIGELDGATI, translated from the coding sequence ATGTCCACTCCGCAATCCGGCGAGACGATCCTCGCCCTCGAAAACGTCAGCAAGTACTTCGGCAAGGTGATCGCGCTGTCCGGCGTCACGCTGCGGCTCAAGCGCGGCGAAGTGCACTGCCTGCTCGGCGACAACGGCGCCGGCAAGTCGACGCTGATCAAGACGCTGGCCGGCGTGCACACGCCCTCGGACGGCCAGTATCTGGTCGACGGCCAGCCGGTGCGCTTCGAATCGCCGAAGGACGCGCTCGACCTCGGCATCGCCACCGTCTACCAGGATCTCGCGCTCGTGCCGCTGCTGTCGGTCGCGCGCAACTTCTTCATGGGCCGCGAACCGCAGAAGAAGCTGTTCGGCTGCCTGAGCGTGATGGATCTCGACACCTGCGCCGAGACCGCGCGCGAGAAGCTCGCCGAAATGGGCATCCACGTGCGCGATCCGCACCAGCCGATCGGCACGATGTCGGGCGGCGAGCGGCAGTGCCTCGCGATCGCGCGCGCGATCCACTTCGGCGCGCGCGTGCTGATCCTCGACGAGCCGACCGCCGCGCTCGGCGTCAAGCAGAGCTTCAACGTGCTGCGGCTGATCCACACCGCGCGCGCGAAAGGCATCTCGGTGATCTTCATCACCCACAACGTGCACCACGCCTATCCGATCGGCGATTCGTTCACGCTGCTCAACCGCGGCCGCTCGCTCGGCACCTACACGAAGGACACCATCAGCAAGGACGAGGTGCTCGACATGATGGCGGGCGGCGCCGAGATGCAGAAGATGATCGGCGAACTCGACGGCGCCACGATCTGA
- the iolB gene encoding 5-deoxy-glucuronate isomerase produces MSLLVKGAAGATIAEVTPASAHWKHVGFAAYRLAAGEARALHETSREMCIVVLTGSVDIEADDGTRWTALGSRDSVFDGVAPYALYLPPGRRVTVHATRDAELGVASAPATGRYPARLIKPSQMKRSVRGSGANTRYVCDILPQGEDAEALLVVEVRTPSGHSSSYPPHKHDTDAIPAESALEETYYHRVHPPQGFVFQRVYTDARDLDESMAACDHDVVLVPRGYHPVVVPYGYESYYLNVMAGPTRVWHFKNDPAHEWMIEPR; encoded by the coding sequence ATGAGCCTGCTCGTCAAGGGCGCGGCCGGCGCGACCATCGCGGAGGTCACGCCGGCATCCGCGCACTGGAAGCACGTGGGCTTCGCCGCCTACCGCCTCGCCGCCGGCGAGGCGCGCGCGCTGCACGAGACGTCGCGCGAGATGTGCATCGTGGTATTGACGGGCTCCGTCGACATCGAGGCCGACGACGGCACGCGCTGGACCGCGCTCGGCTCGCGCGACAGCGTGTTCGACGGCGTCGCGCCCTACGCGCTGTACCTGCCGCCCGGGCGGCGCGTGACCGTGCACGCGACGCGCGACGCCGAACTCGGCGTCGCGAGCGCGCCCGCGACCGGCCGTTATCCGGCGCGCCTCATCAAGCCGTCGCAGATGAAGCGCTCGGTGCGCGGCAGCGGCGCGAACACCCGCTACGTGTGCGATATCCTGCCGCAGGGCGAGGATGCGGAAGCGCTGCTCGTGGTCGAGGTGCGCACGCCGTCCGGGCATTCGTCGAGCTATCCGCCGCACAAGCACGACACCGATGCGATCCCCGCCGAAAGCGCGCTCGAGGAAACCTATTACCACCGCGTGCATCCGCCGCAGGGCTTCGTGTTCCAGCGCGTGTACACGGATGCGCGCGACCTCGACGAATCGATGGCCGCCTGCGACCACGACGTCGTGCTGGTGCCGCGCGGCTATCACCCGGTCGTCGTGCCGTACGGCTACGAGTCCTATTACCTGAACGTGATGGCGGGCCCGACGCGCGTCTGGCACTTCAAGAACGACCCCGCGCACGAATGGATGATCGAGCCGCGCTGA
- the iolG gene encoding inositol 2-dehydrogenase: protein MTEAVPTLDVAVFGAGRIGRIHAANLARQPGVRLRYVVDVNRAAAEALAAQHGAQHGAQAADLDGALGDASIGAAIVCSSTDTHADLITRAAQAGKHVFCEKPVDLTVERARACETAVERAGVVCMIGFQRRFDPTFEALKARLDAGEIGAPEMLVVTSRDPGAPPVDYIRHSGGIFKDMLIHDFDIFRWILDDEAETLHATGSCLSDPAIAEAGDIDSTAVTIRTRRGRLCQINTARRAAYGYDQRFEVLGSAGMLQAGNLRPTEVTAYSAQAVSSDLPEAFFLERYRDAYAREIAHFLAAVTRGEAVRTSIADGVKALELAEAATRSWREGRALRLDELA, encoded by the coding sequence ATGACTGAAGCAGTTCCGACGCTCGACGTCGCGGTATTCGGCGCGGGCCGGATCGGCCGCATCCATGCGGCCAACCTCGCGCGCCAGCCGGGCGTGCGGCTTCGCTACGTGGTCGACGTGAACCGCGCGGCGGCCGAGGCGCTTGCCGCGCAGCACGGCGCGCAGCACGGCGCGCAGGCCGCCGATCTCGACGGTGCGCTCGGCGATGCGTCGATCGGCGCGGCGATCGTGTGTTCGAGCACCGACACCCATGCGGACCTGATCACGCGCGCCGCGCAGGCGGGCAAGCACGTGTTCTGCGAGAAGCCGGTCGATCTCACGGTCGAGCGCGCGCGCGCCTGCGAGACGGCGGTCGAACGCGCCGGCGTGGTCTGCATGATCGGTTTCCAGCGCCGTTTCGACCCGACCTTCGAGGCGCTGAAGGCGCGCCTCGACGCGGGCGAGATCGGCGCGCCGGAGATGCTGGTCGTGACGAGCCGCGATCCGGGCGCGCCGCCCGTCGACTACATCCGGCATTCGGGCGGGATCTTCAAGGACATGCTGATCCACGACTTCGACATCTTCCGCTGGATCCTCGACGACGAGGCCGAGACGCTGCACGCGACCGGCAGCTGCCTGTCCGATCCGGCGATCGCGGAGGCGGGCGACATCGATTCGACGGCGGTCACGATCCGCACCCGGCGCGGCCGGCTGTGCCAGATCAACACCGCGCGGCGCGCCGCGTACGGCTACGACCAGCGCTTCGAGGTGCTGGGCAGCGCGGGCATGCTGCAGGCGGGCAACCTGCGGCCGACCGAGGTCACCGCGTACTCGGCGCAGGCGGTGTCGAGCGATCTGCCCGAGGCGTTCTTCCTCGAACGCTACCGCGACGCCTACGCGCGCGAGATCGCGCATTTCCTCGCGGCGGTCACGCGCGGCGAGGCGGTGCGCACGAGCATCGCGGACGGCGTGAAGGCGCTCGAACTGGCCGAGGCCGCGACCCGCTCGTGGCGCGAAGGCCGCGCGCTGCGTCTCGACGAACTGGCCTGA
- a CDS encoding MurR/RpiR family transcriptional regulator, which produces MEETSQPDLSGLDELLQRITDAYDTLPRQLKSIASYIDEHRASVMMDRTSDIATRCGVHPSAVVRFAQRFGFSGFSDLQAVFKEAYTGQNPSAQSYQQRIRTLIDGEHGTLTGGMVARQFIDAARAGLDELAAGLDDAQFDAAVTMLEQADNIYVIGVRRSFPVANYIVYALQHTAKRVHLVSGLGGMYREQIRSVRKGDVVIAISFAPYGKETQYCLRAAREHHAQTLVITDSRLSPLVRDAGAHLLVKEGSAFAFRSLTSTICLCQALFIALAYRLELNVEEVKDTGGYDD; this is translated from the coding sequence ATGGAAGAGACCTCCCAGCCCGATCTTTCGGGCCTCGACGAACTGCTGCAGCGCATCACCGATGCGTACGACACGCTGCCGCGTCAGTTGAAAAGCATTGCGTCCTATATCGACGAGCATCGCGCGAGCGTGATGATGGATCGCACGAGCGACATCGCGACGCGCTGCGGCGTGCATCCGTCCGCGGTGGTGCGGTTCGCGCAGCGTTTCGGCTTCTCGGGCTTCTCCGATCTGCAGGCGGTTTTCAAGGAGGCCTACACGGGCCAGAACCCGAGCGCGCAGAGCTACCAGCAGCGCATCCGCACGCTGATCGACGGCGAGCACGGCACGCTCACGGGCGGCATGGTCGCGCGCCAGTTCATCGACGCCGCGCGCGCGGGGCTCGACGAGCTGGCGGCGGGCCTCGACGACGCGCAGTTCGATGCGGCCGTCACGATGCTCGAACAGGCCGACAACATCTACGTGATCGGCGTGCGCCGCTCGTTCCCGGTGGCGAACTACATCGTGTATGCGCTGCAGCACACGGCCAAGCGCGTGCATCTGGTGTCCGGGCTCGGCGGCATGTATCGCGAGCAGATCCGCAGCGTGAGGAAGGGCGACGTGGTGATCGCGATCAGCTTCGCGCCGTACGGCAAGGAAACCCAGTATTGCCTGCGCGCCGCGCGCGAGCATCACGCGCAGACGCTCGTGATCACCGACAGCCGGCTGTCGCCGCTCGTGCGCGACGCCGGCGCCCATCTGCTCGTGAAGGAGGGGAGCGCGTTCGCGTTCCGTTCGCTGACCAGCACGATCTGCCTGTGCCAGGCGCTGTTCATCGCGCTCGCGTACCGGCTCGAATTGAACGTGGAAGAAGTCAAGGACACTGGAGGATACGATGACTGA